From a single Georhizobium profundi genomic region:
- a CDS encoding cadherin-like domain-containing protein — translation MDERLFLNRWQNTNPTAAKKRFEETEGGGRMQTMAMMPFIAVGLFTALRKLFGNEAEAFSSDRPLRDVAEAVPEPQSDPLSFETDIARIAQIASSLNQLSADISAGIGARISFLGQTGDAVAFEAGLRAAGGGSLRPLKPGKTGRANDNHVEGTPSPRKVKPEERPAKRRDDDDGKEKTPNRAPTLAGPVSLKDSLVNQAIVIAAADLLVGASDADGDVLTIQDLSVSSGTITQTAPGKWLYTPAYDYVGEVIFTYKISDGKTSVQQVAYSDLDYEDPDIIGTNGNDILIGTPDPDRMFGLDGDDLIYGRAQNDTLFGGNGNDRLYGEDGDDTLFGGFGDDMLFGGRGNDRLFGEEGNDKLFGGEGDDRLSGDAGHDHLDGGEGKDHLDGGIGDDVLDGGTEDDILLGGLGNDLARGGDGADLIRVGAGDDVAEGGAGDDVIGGEAGDDYLSGGDGADEISGGDGADQLSGDAGDDFLAGDAGNDTLDGVEGHDELTGGAGDDALSGGNGNDDLSGDAGDDVLDGGEGRDTIDGGEGVDVILAGAGDDVAEGGAGDDVIEGQAGDDELSGGDGADEISGGDGADQLSGDAGDDVLSGDAGDDVIDGGIGNDEIDGGEGHDTIDGGEGADVILAGAGDDVAEGGAGDDVIEGQAGDDELSGGDGADEISGGDGADQLSGDAGDDVLSGDAGDDVIDGGIGNDEIDGGEGHDTIDGGEGVDVILAGAGDDVAEGGAGDDVIEGQAGDDELSGGDGADEIYGGDGADQLSGDAGDDVLAGDAGDDVIDGGIGDDQIDGGEGHDTIDGGDGADQLSGDAGDDVLAGDAGDDVIDGGTGDDTLSGGTGADELIGGEGDDSLDGGEGADVILAGFGDDVADGGSGDDVIEGNEGDDVLSGGTGNDCVDGGAGDDLIRGGAGGDLLLGAEGDDVIEGGDGNDTVNGGEGADTLSGDEGDDVLIGGAGDDLMAGGKGEDVLHAGLGDDVLDGGEGGDILHGDEGNDVVDGGAGDDVIDGGEGADVLVGSAGDDIVSGGEGGDVITGGDGADMLYGDEGDDIFIAISEDGDDLIIGGSGVDTYDLSQIVADVLVDLPGGFVQSLDTGYDEVFDIENVRGGRGNDWLVADDSVNVFTGGYGNDTFVFRKLRDLTNEGGPRDEITDFTVGDRIDFSRLSGPEGQLFVDIAGATFTEAGSVGFRHERFGDRDYTIVSGTTDSDPDAEFELALLGHHQLTREDFILAARDIDAQA, via the coding sequence ATGGACGAGCGGCTCTTTCTCAATCGGTGGCAGAACACCAACCCCACCGCAGCCAAAAAGCGCTTCGAGGAGACCGAGGGCGGTGGGCGCATGCAGACGATGGCGATGATGCCTTTCATCGCCGTCGGCCTGTTTACCGCCTTGCGAAAGCTGTTCGGCAACGAGGCTGAGGCCTTCTCGTCCGACAGGCCGCTTCGCGACGTGGCGGAAGCTGTGCCGGAGCCTCAGAGCGACCCGCTGTCGTTCGAAACAGACATTGCTCGGATCGCGCAGATCGCATCGTCGCTCAACCAGCTCTCGGCCGATATCTCAGCCGGGATCGGCGCGCGCATCTCGTTTCTCGGGCAGACAGGCGACGCCGTAGCGTTCGAGGCTGGCCTGCGCGCAGCCGGCGGCGGTTCGCTCCGTCCCCTGAAACCGGGCAAGACCGGACGGGCGAACGACAATCATGTCGAAGGCACGCCATCGCCGCGCAAGGTGAAGCCGGAAGAACGGCCTGCCAAACGGCGCGACGATGACGACGGCAAGGAGAAGACGCCGAACCGTGCGCCCACGCTTGCCGGGCCCGTCAGCCTGAAGGACAGTCTGGTCAACCAAGCGATCGTCATTGCGGCAGCCGACCTGCTCGTCGGTGCGTCGGATGCGGACGGCGACGTCCTGACGATTCAGGACCTGTCGGTGTCCTCCGGTACGATCACGCAGACTGCGCCCGGCAAGTGGCTCTACACGCCTGCATACGACTATGTCGGCGAAGTGATATTCACCTACAAGATCAGCGACGGAAAGACGTCCGTCCAGCAGGTCGCTTATAGCGATCTCGATTACGAAGATCCCGACATCATCGGAACGAACGGCAACGACATCCTGATCGGCACGCCGGATCCGGACCGGATGTTCGGCCTGGATGGCGATGATCTGATCTACGGCCGGGCGCAGAACGACACCCTCTTCGGCGGCAACGGCAACGACCGTCTTTATGGCGAGGATGGCGACGACACGCTCTTCGGCGGCTTCGGTGACGACATGCTGTTCGGTGGCCGCGGCAACGACCGACTGTTCGGTGAAGAGGGCAACGACAAGCTGTTTGGCGGGGAGGGCGATGACCGGCTCTCCGGCGATGCTGGCCATGACCATCTGGACGGCGGCGAAGGCAAGGACCACCTCGACGGGGGGATTGGGGACGACGTTCTCGATGGCGGGACGGAAGACGACATTCTCTTGGGCGGCCTCGGCAACGACCTCGCCCGAGGCGGCGACGGTGCCGACCTGATCCGCGTAGGTGCGGGCGACGACGTCGCTGAAGGCGGTGCCGGCGATGACGTCATCGGGGGCGAGGCTGGGGACGATTATCTCTCGGGCGGCGATGGTGCGGACGAGATTTCCGGTGGAGACGGCGCGGACCAGCTAAGCGGCGATGCGGGTGACGACTTCCTCGCGGGCGACGCCGGTAATGACACGCTCGACGGTGTCGAGGGGCACGACGAATTGACCGGCGGCGCCGGCGATGACGCATTGTCCGGCGGTAATGGCAACGACGATCTCAGCGGTGACGCCGGCGATGACGTTCTCGACGGTGGCGAGGGCCGCGACACGATCGATGGCGGCGAAGGCGTCGATGTGATCCTGGCTGGCGCCGGCGACGATGTTGCCGAAGGCGGTGCGGGTGACGATGTCATCGAAGGGCAGGCCGGGGATGACGAGCTGTCCGGTGGCGATGGTGCAGATGAGATTTCCGGCGGTGACGGCGCAGACCAGCTGAGCGGCGATGCGGGCGACGATGTGTTGTCGGGTGACGCCGGTGACGACGTTATCGATGGGGGCATCGGGAATGACGAGATCGACGGTGGCGAAGGCCATGACACGATCGATGGTGGCGAAGGTGCCGACGTCATCCTGGCTGGCGCTGGCGACGATGTTGCCGAAGGCGGTGCGGGGGATGATGTCATCGAAGGGCAGGCCGGGGACGACGAACTGTCCGGTGGCGATGGTGCAGATGAGATCTCCGGCGGCGACGGCGCGGACCAGCTGAGCGGGGATGCCGGTGACGACGTGTTGTCGGGTGACGCCGGTGACGACGTTATCGATGGAGGCATCGGTAACGACGAGATCGACGGTGGCGAGGGCCATGACACGATCGATGGCGGCGAAGGCGTCGATGTGATCCTGGCTGGCGCCGGCGACGATGTTGCCGAAGGCGGTGCAGGTGATGATGTCATCGAGGGCCAGGCCGGGGATGACGAACTGTCCGGTGGCGATGGTGCGGATGAGATTTACGGCGGTGACGGCGCGGATCAACTGAGCGGGGATGCCGGCGATGACGTGCTTGCGGGTGACGCCGGTGACGACGTTATCGATGGGGGCATCGGTGACGATCAGATCGACGGTGGCGAGGGCCATGACACGATCGATGGCGGTGACGGCGCGGACCAGCTGAGCGGGGACGCTGGCGACGATGTGCTTGCGGGTGACGCTGGTGACGATGTCATCGATGGGGGCACCGGGGATGACACGCTTTCGGGCGGGACCGGTGCGGACGAGTTGATCGGCGGCGAAGGCGATGACAGCCTGGATGGCGGCGAGGGCGCCGATGTCATCCTCGCAGGCTTCGGCGACGACGTCGCAGACGGCGGATCCGGGGACGATGTCATCGAAGGCAACGAGGGAGACGATGTCCTGTCCGGCGGCACCGGCAATGACTGTGTCGATGGCGGGGCAGGCGATGACCTGATCCGTGGCGGCGCGGGCGGAGACCTGCTGTTGGGTGCTGAAGGCGACGATGTCATCGAAGGCGGTGACGGCAACGACACCGTCAATGGTGGCGAAGGCGCCGATACGCTGAGCGGCGATGAAGGCGACGACGTTCTGATCGGCGGCGCCGGTGACGACCTGATGGCGGGCGGTAAAGGTGAAGACGTCCTCCATGCTGGTCTTGGAGACGACGTTCTCGACGGCGGCGAAGGCGGCGATATCCTGCATGGCGACGAAGGCAACGATGTCGTTGACGGCGGAGCCGGCGATGATGTCATCGATGGTGGCGAAGGCGCCGACGTGCTGGTTGGTAGTGCCGGCGACGACATCGTTTCCGGTGGCGAAGGTGGCGATGTCATCACCGGCGGCGATGGCGCCGACATGCTCTATGGAGATGAAGGCGACGATATCTTCATTGCCATCTCTGAAGATGGCGATGATCTCATCATCGGCGGCAGCGGTGTCGACACGTACGATCTCTCGCAGATCGTCGCCGACGTGCTTGTCGATTTGCCGGGGGGCTTCGTGCAGAGCCTTGATACTGGGTATGACGAAGTTTTCGATATCGAGAACGTGCGCGGCGGCCGGGGCAACGACTGGCTGGTCGCAGACGACTCCGTCAACGTCTTCACCGGCGGATACGGCAACGACACGTTCGTCTTCCGCAAGCTGCGCGATCTGACGAACGAGGGCGGTCCTCGCGACGAGATCACCGACTTTACCGTGGGCGATCGGATCGACTTCTCACGATTGTCCGGCCCTGAAGGCCAGCTCTTCGTCGATATCGCCGGCGCCACGTTCACCGAAGCCGGCAGCGTCGGCTTCCGCCATGAGCGATTTGGCGACCGCGACTACACGATCGTCTCGGGGACAACCGACAGCGACCCCGACGCAGAATTCGAACTTGCACTTCTCGGACATCACCAGCTGACGCGCGAAGATTTCATTCTCGCGGCACGCGACATCGACGCACAGGCATGA
- a CDS encoding HlyD family type I secretion periplasmic adaptor subunit: protein MMIGKSQETRGGGSFGIRSRVIMSASLAGLLIIGCGGWAAQASLAGAAIAPGQIAVKRQVKEVQHRDGGIIAEIRVSNGDRVREGDVLVKLDETDTRVELSIIRSQLTELTGVYSRLQAERDGEAEVAFPEGFGSTDGTSGVIAGEMKLFLDNRAMRDSQKEQLSLQAEQLRDQIKGMEAQLASNQAEHTLLLDDITLMRKLLERKLTEGSRVRQMERELARIEGQRGEIEARVAQARGQISETELKIIAIDQELKATAQTQIRDIDARIAELREREIAAVDRLSRTELRAPASGLVYDLAVHTVGGVIGSGETILSLVPEDEEMMVEVRVSPTDIDQVTIGQPARLRLTAFNQRTTPEFEGQVTAMAAAATRDPASGRDFYLGTVEITSDLAPLGDKVLIPGMPVDVLLVTGERSALSYLVKPFTDQMAKAFREE from the coding sequence ATGATGATTGGTAAATCGCAGGAAACCCGTGGCGGCGGCTCTTTCGGGATCCGCTCGCGCGTGATCATGTCGGCTTCGTTGGCAGGGCTTTTGATCATTGGTTGCGGCGGCTGGGCCGCGCAAGCAAGTCTCGCCGGCGCCGCAATCGCGCCGGGTCAGATCGCGGTCAAGCGGCAGGTCAAGGAAGTCCAGCATCGTGATGGTGGAATCATCGCCGAGATCCGCGTCTCGAACGGAGACCGCGTGCGGGAAGGCGATGTGCTGGTCAAGCTGGACGAGACAGACACGCGGGTCGAGCTGTCGATCATTCGGTCGCAGCTGACGGAACTGACCGGCGTCTATTCCCGTCTCCAGGCCGAGCGCGATGGCGAGGCCGAGGTCGCGTTTCCAGAAGGCTTCGGGTCCACTGACGGCACATCCGGCGTGATCGCCGGTGAAATGAAACTGTTCCTCGACAATCGCGCGATGCGCGACAGCCAGAAGGAGCAGCTGTCGCTTCAGGCCGAGCAGTTGCGGGACCAGATCAAGGGGATGGAGGCGCAGCTTGCTTCCAACCAGGCCGAGCACACGCTGCTACTCGACGACATCACCCTGATGCGCAAGCTTCTGGAGCGCAAGCTGACCGAAGGTTCGCGCGTGCGGCAGATGGAACGGGAACTGGCCCGCATCGAGGGGCAGAGGGGTGAGATCGAAGCACGGGTGGCGCAGGCGCGCGGGCAGATCAGCGAAACCGAGTTGAAGATCATCGCGATCGACCAGGAACTCAAGGCAACGGCGCAGACGCAGATCCGCGACATCGATGCCCGCATCGCCGAATTGCGTGAGCGCGAAATCGCCGCGGTGGACCGCCTGTCGCGCACCGAGCTCAGGGCTCCTGCGTCCGGTCTCGTGTACGATCTTGCGGTGCATACGGTCGGCGGCGTCATCGGCTCAGGCGAAACGATCCTGTCGCTCGTGCCTGAGGACGAGGAGATGATGGTCGAGGTGCGCGTCTCGCCGACCGATATCGACCAGGTGACGATCGGCCAGCCCGCGCGTCTTCGCCTGACGGCCTTCAACCAGCGCACGACACCGGAATTCGAAGGCCAGGTCACAGCAATGGCCGCGGCTGCAACCCGCGATCCGGCTTCGGGGCGCGACTTCTATCTGGGAACGGTGGAGATCACGTCCGATCTGGCTCCGCTCGGAGACAAGGTCCTGATCCCCGGGATGCCTGTCGACGTGCTTCTGGTGACCGGTGAGCGCTCCGCGCTCTCCTATCTCGTCAAGCCTTTCACGGATCAGATGGCCAAGGCATTCCGCGAGGAATAG
- a CDS encoding SCO family protein — translation MKFFDDLIRDRMVVISFIYTSCRDLCPINTARLAEVARRLEGRMGEDIFFVSISVDPLNDTPERLKAFADAFYDGPGWTFITGDEQTLRQIGSKLGNNSEVPANHRNEVVLGNALTGDWSRNTPFGEIETLTSAVLDLDPVWREQRRMPDQAYLDPADLAGLQISAEPGQALFKKMCAPCHTVGVGDMVGPDLMGVTERRERDWLAAFIRDPETSRRAGDPVALDMVARFPGVRMPSFALTENDAADLISYLETRTKDIMTARADAIAHDADPAHHHGDHAAQPVAAVDDHAAHDQGHGEDHSHAHGHDAKPHHH, via the coding sequence GTGAAGTTTTTCGATGATCTGATCCGCGACCGCATGGTGGTGATCAGCTTCATCTATACCTCATGCCGCGATCTGTGCCCCATCAACACGGCGCGGCTGGCGGAAGTCGCCCGCCGCCTCGAAGGCCGGATGGGCGAGGATATCTTCTTCGTGTCGATCAGCGTCGACCCGCTCAACGATACGCCGGAACGCCTGAAAGCCTTCGCCGACGCATTCTATGACGGCCCGGGCTGGACGTTCATCACCGGCGACGAGCAGACCTTGCGGCAGATCGGCTCCAAGCTCGGCAACAATTCAGAAGTGCCGGCAAACCATCGAAATGAGGTCGTGCTCGGCAATGCGCTGACCGGCGACTGGTCCAGGAACACCCCTTTCGGCGAAATCGAAACGCTGACCAGCGCAGTTCTCGATCTCGATCCGGTCTGGCGCGAACAACGTCGCATGCCGGATCAGGCCTATCTCGATCCCGCCGACTTGGCCGGCCTGCAGATCAGCGCGGAGCCTGGCCAGGCGCTTTTCAAGAAGATGTGCGCGCCCTGCCACACCGTCGGCGTCGGCGACATGGTCGGACCCGACCTGATGGGGGTGACGGAACGGCGCGAGCGCGATTGGCTTGCGGCCTTCATCCGCGACCCTGAAACGAGCCGCCGGGCCGGGGATCCTGTCGCGCTTGACATGGTGGCGCGCTTCCCGGGCGTTCGCATGCCGTCATTTGCGCTCACAGAAAACGACGCGGCCGATCTCATCAGCTACCTCGAAACGCGCACGAAAGACATCATGACAGCCCGGGCCGACGCCATCGCGCATGATGCGGATCCTGCACACCACCATGGCGACCATGCAGCCCAGCCGGTGGCAGCTGTCGATGATCATGCGGCGCATGATCAAGGTCACGGTGAAGATCATAGCCACGCGCATGGCCACGACGCCAAGCCGCACCATCACTGA
- a CDS encoding multicopper oxidase domain-containing protein, producing the protein MISTDGNLLPQPYTLSTLPPQGMGERFDIVVDFTGFPLGQRFYLVNQAKHVDGLRMKEQLSIKTSMRGDKDDPVVGSIMEFRIVNQVQSVDVEGVVLKRTDLDRSQVPMQLTEQIPIVQPVRKRHVEFKKSGGNSRGPDGSCTPDCPEHATFPWTVRINGEDHHSFNANRISMVIPQAGDVEHWTYENGGGGWDHPIHLHFEEGVTISRRGMSMPAFEKGARKDVWRLGEGGSVTFQVQFGEYGGSYVNHCHNTVHEDFAMLARFQLLTGVPGSPQRAITPTPNPTPDGVFFTKPEIIPEGVPRDMNRQQLASVTDLIPKN; encoded by the coding sequence TTGATATCGACCGACGGCAATCTTCTGCCGCAGCCCTACACGCTTTCGACGCTCCCGCCGCAGGGCATGGGCGAGCGCTTCGACATCGTCGTGGACTTCACCGGTTTCCCGCTCGGCCAACGCTTCTATCTCGTCAACCAGGCCAAGCACGTGGATGGCCTGCGGATGAAGGAACAGCTGTCGATCAAGACGTCGATGCGCGGTGACAAGGACGATCCGGTCGTGGGGTCCATCATGGAGTTCCGCATCGTCAACCAGGTGCAGAGCGTCGATGTCGAAGGTGTTGTCCTGAAGCGGACCGATCTCGATCGCAGCCAGGTGCCGATGCAGTTGACCGAGCAGATCCCGATCGTGCAGCCGGTCCGCAAGCGCCATGTGGAGTTCAAGAAATCCGGCGGGAACTCGCGCGGGCCCGACGGTTCGTGCACCCCGGACTGCCCTGAACATGCAACCTTCCCCTGGACCGTCCGCATCAATGGCGAAGACCACCATTCTTTCAACGCCAACCGCATTTCGATGGTGATCCCGCAGGCAGGCGATGTCGAGCACTGGACCTATGAGAACGGCGGCGGTGGCTGGGATCATCCCATTCACTTGCATTTCGAGGAAGGCGTCACGATCAGCCGGCGCGGCATGTCGATGCCCGCTTTCGAAAAGGGCGCCCGAAAGGATGTCTGGCGGCTTGGCGAAGGCGGCAGCGTGACCTTCCAGGTGCAGTTCGGTGAATATGGCGGTTCCTACGTGAACCACTGCCACAACACGGTGCACGAGGATTTCGCGATGCTTGCGCGATTCCAGCTGCTCACCGGCGTCCCAGGCTCGCCGCAGCGCGCCATCACGCCGACACCGAATCCGACGCCGGACGGGGTGTTCTTCACCAAGCCGGAAATCATTCCCGAGGGCGTACCGCGCGACATGAACCGACAGCAGCTGGCTTCGGTCACCGATCTCATACCGAAAAACTGA
- a CDS encoding type I secretion system permease/ATPase: MNKTSKKTNAAASAKVPNVLGKMRSIGIYLFALSGIINILALTGAMYMLQIYDRALTSGSMPTLIALSALAIGLYLFQGIFDILRSQILVRIGARYDAELAPMAHSVVIEMPRFGYSTSEAMERGRDVDTIRGFLSGQGPVALFDLPWMPVFLIFIYALHPMLGLLTLGGAIVLACLTIATEMLTRRSSREMNKAALMRNTLADGHAANAEILKAMGFTGRAVERFEEANKAHLALQTKTSDITGTFSGLSKVLRMILQSAVLGMGAFLTIQGELSAGGIIAASIVSARALAPVDLVIGQWKGMQAARRSFKRLGETLAAMEDKSALIDLPMPARSLKVENVTIAAPASGAVLLGEVSFELKSGQALGLIGPSGGGKTSLVRALVGIWPLLRGAIRLDDADLEQYREDVLCKAIGYLPQDVALLDGTIAENISRFDRDQNARKIVIAAKAAGVHELIVRLREGYQTQLGSNGMALSAGQRQRIGLARALYDDPFLVVLDEPNSNLDGEGEAALTAAIAGVRNRGGIVVVVAHRPSALAAVDMVGMVQNGRLVAFGPKEEILQETPPRRKPALAERGELARRPLERTNA, from the coding sequence ATGAACAAGACCAGCAAGAAGACCAATGCGGCCGCGAGTGCCAAGGTGCCGAACGTTCTCGGCAAGATGCGCTCCATAGGCATCTATCTTTTCGCCTTGTCGGGCATCATCAACATTCTGGCGCTGACCGGCGCCATGTACATGCTTCAGATCTACGATCGGGCCCTGACGTCCGGAAGCATGCCGACGCTGATCGCGCTCTCCGCGCTGGCGATCGGCCTTTATCTGTTCCAGGGCATATTCGACATCCTGCGCTCGCAGATACTGGTGCGCATCGGCGCACGCTACGACGCCGAACTGGCACCGATGGCGCACAGCGTCGTGATCGAGATGCCCCGCTTCGGCTATTCCACGTCCGAGGCGATGGAACGTGGCCGCGACGTCGATACGATTCGTGGCTTTCTTTCCGGACAGGGCCCGGTGGCACTGTTCGACCTGCCCTGGATGCCGGTCTTCCTGATCTTCATCTATGCGCTGCATCCCATGCTCGGGCTCCTGACGCTAGGTGGCGCCATCGTGCTGGCCTGCCTGACGATCGCGACAGAAATGCTGACGCGCCGTTCGAGCCGGGAGATGAACAAGGCGGCGCTGATGCGCAACACGCTTGCCGATGGCCACGCCGCCAATGCGGAAATCCTGAAGGCGATGGGCTTCACGGGCCGCGCGGTCGAGCGGTTCGAAGAAGCCAACAAAGCGCATCTGGCCTTGCAGACGAAGACGAGCGACATCACGGGCACGTTCAGCGGCCTTTCCAAGGTGCTGCGCATGATCCTGCAGTCGGCCGTTCTCGGCATGGGGGCGTTTCTGACAATCCAGGGCGAGCTTTCAGCAGGCGGCATCATCGCCGCGTCGATCGTTTCCGCCCGCGCATTGGCTCCGGTCGATCTGGTCATCGGCCAGTGGAAGGGCATGCAGGCAGCCCGGCGCAGCTTCAAGCGCCTGGGTGAAACGCTCGCGGCAATGGAAGACAAGTCGGCCCTGATCGATCTACCCATGCCGGCCCGCAGTCTGAAGGTTGAGAACGTCACGATCGCCGCCCCGGCATCGGGTGCCGTGCTGCTCGGCGAAGTCAGCTTCGAGCTGAAGAGCGGGCAGGCGCTTGGACTGATCGGGCCGAGCGGTGGCGGCAAGACATCACTGGTTCGTGCGCTGGTCGGCATCTGGCCGCTTCTGCGCGGCGCGATCCGTCTCGATGACGCGGATCTGGAGCAGTATCGCGAGGATGTTCTGTGCAAGGCAATTGGCTATCTTCCACAAGACGTGGCGTTGCTCGACGGCACGATCGCCGAGAACATTTCTCGGTTCGACCGCGATCAAAACGCCCGCAAGATCGTGATTGCTGCAAAGGCGGCGGGTGTGCACGAGCTGATCGTGCGGCTTCGCGAAGGGTACCAGACGCAGCTCGGTTCCAACGGGATGGCGCTTTCGGCCGGTCAGCGCCAGCGCATCGGCCTCGCCCGTGCGCTCTATGACGATCCGTTCCTGGTGGTGCTCGACGAGCCGAACTCGAACCTCGACGGAGAAGGCGAAGCCGCACTGACGGCGGCGATCGCTGGCGTGCGCAACCGTGGCGGCATCGTCGTTGTCGTGGCGCACCGGCCAAGTGCGCTTGCCGCGGTCGACATGGTCGGCATGGTTCAGAATGGCCGGCTGGTCGCATTTGGGCCGAAGGAAGAAATCCTTCAGGAAACGCCGCCGCGCCGCAAGCCCGCCTTGGCGGAGCGTGGGGAACTCGCCCGTCGGCCGCTTGAACGCACCAACGCCTGA